Proteins encoded within one genomic window of Neodiprion fabricii isolate iyNeoFabr1 chromosome 6, iyNeoFabr1.1, whole genome shotgun sequence:
- the LOC124185650 gene encoding heat shock 70 kDa protein 4 isoform X1 has protein sequence MAAMSVIGIDFGNESCYVAVARAGGIETIANDYSLRSTPSCVAFSGKNRILGVAAKNQMVTNMKNTISGFKRLLGRKYNDPQVQRELRSLGYKISQQPDGSIGIHVHYLGEDHVFSPEQITGMLFTKLKDVSETALQTAVNDCVISVPSFFTQAERHALLDAARIAGLNVLRLFNETTATALCYGIYKQDLPAPEAAPRNVVFVDCGHASLQVSVCAFHKGKLKMLASSADPQLGGREIDSILADHFCKEFQTRYKVDAHNNPRAYLRLLAEVEKLKKQMSANSTTLPLNIECFIDEKDVHGDLKRADMENMCAHLFKRVEITLKQCFIDSKLKLEDIHSVEIAGGSSRVPAIKRLIEEVFGRGTSTTLNQDESVARGCALQCAMLSPAVRVREFSVTDIQPYPIKLTWDAAAGEEGEMDVFERNHPVPFSKMLTFYRAEPFTLTASYSFTPPHYPIDHIGTFVVKNVKPTAEGESSKVKVKVRINLNGMLTIASASLVEKREPTQQEKEDEEKQQQKENSMDIDQQQADAKKGIDKPDQEAQANEPPAPEVSADKRRRNSDAEDGSRGVKGPSYSSRILSWLGSSNDKNEDGKGKKKGPTVRSIELPVISNVGGLSQRELDAAIERECKMIAEDRQEKERIDVRNALEEYVYELRAKLSDEDQLATFVTDTDRETLCQTLDDTENWLYEEGEDCQRQVYSDRLSRLKSQGEPIRDRKLEFEGRNQAVEELAGALQITKKSLDQIRQSAAAAAAGGQEESKYSHLTDEEIKKVEKAVDDKWAWLEEKRIALSGLQRTQQPPVTVAQIRAEKQALDSAVLPILNKPKPKAEPPKEDKSKEKTGDDQKNNQNSQGDGHSQNNKHQPNDDKMDVE, from the exons ATGGCTGCGATGTCTGTGATCGGTATTGACTTCGGAAACGAGAGCTGTTATGTCGCCGTAGCGAGAGCTGGCGGCATTGAGACGATCGCCAACGATTATAGCCTGAGAAGTACACC aTCATGCGTAGCGTTCAGTGGAAAAAATCGCATACTTGGCGTTGCGGCGAAAAACCAAATGGTTACGAATATGAAGAATACAATATCTGGATTCAAGCGACTTTTGGGTAGAAAGTACAACGACCCTCAAGTCCAACGAGAGCTTCGGAGCTTGGGTTACAAAATATCTCAGCAGCCAGATGGCAGCATTGGAATTCAT GTACACTACTTGGGCGAGGATCACGTATTTTCACCTGAACAAATAACAGGGATGCTGTTTACGAAATTGAAAGACGTATCCGAAACTGCACTGCAAACTGCTGTCAACGATTGTGTCATCTCTGTACCATCCTTTTTCACTCAGGCTGAACGTCACGCACTATTGGATGCTGCTCGTATTGCAGGGTTAAATGTATTACGTTTATTCAATGAGACAACTGCGACTGCTTTGTGCTATGGTATCTACAAACAGGATTTACCAGCCCCTGAAGCCGCACCACGAAACGTTGTATTTGTAGATTGCGGCCATGCTAGTCTCCAAGTATCCGTTTGTGCATTTCATAAGGGAAAGCTGAAG ATGCTAGCAAGCTCCGCTGATCCTCAGCTTGGTGGTAGAGAAATTGATTCAATACTAGCTGATCATTTTTGTAAGGAATTCCAAACTCGTTACAAGGTTGACGCGCACAATAACCCCCGTGCCTATCTCAGACTACTCGCAGAGGtagaaaagttgaagaaacAGATGTCGGCAAATTCCACCACACTTCCTCTTAATATCGAGTgttttattgatgaaaaagaTGTTCATGGAGACTTGAAGCGTGCAGATATGGAGAACATGTGTGCTCACTTGTTTAAACGTGTCGAAATAACGCTCAAGCAATGCTTTATAGACTCCA AGCTGAAACTGGAAGATATCCACTCAGTGGAAATAGCTGGAGGATCTAGCAGAGTTCCAGCTATAAAACGTTTGATCGAAGAGGTGTTTGGTCGAGGAACTTCTACGACTCTGAACCAGGATGAATCGGTTGCCAGAGGGTGTGCATTGCAATGTGCAATGCTTAGCCCTGCGGTTCGTGTCCGTGAATTTTCAGTCACTGACATTCAGCCGTATCCTATTAAACTAACGTGGGATGCTGCTGCTGGCGAAGAGGG GGAGATGGACGTCTTTGAAAGAAATCATCCTGTTCCATTTTCGAAGATGCTCACATTCTATAGAGCTGAACCATTTACTCTTACTGCCAGTTATTCTTTTACTCCACCGCATTACCCAATCGATCATATCG GTACGTTCGTAGTAAAGAACGTTAAACCAACTGCGGAAGGTGAATCGTCGAAAGTCAAGGTGAAGGTGCGGATTAACCTAAATGGAATGCTAACAATTGCATCTGCTTCACTTGTGGAAAAGCGGGAACCTACCCagcaagaaaaagaagatgaagaaaaacagcaacaaaaggaaaatagcATGGACATTGATCAGCAACAAGCAGATGCCAAGAAAGGAATTGACAAACCTGACCAGGAAGCTCAAGCAAATGAACCACCAGCGCCTGAG GTGAGTGCAGATAAGAGACGGCGGAATTCTGATGCGGAAGATGGCAGTAGGGGGGTGAAGGGGCCCTCCTATTCCTCCAGGATTCTCTCTTGGCTCGGCTCG agtAATGATAAGAACGAAGATGgtaaaggaaagaagaaaggaCCAACGGTTCGTTCTATTGAACTTcctgttatttctaatgttgGCGGACTTTCGCAAAGAGAGTTGGATGCTGCAATTGAGAGAGAG TGCAAAATGATCGCTGAAGACAGACAAGAGAAAGAACGAATCGATGTGCGGAACGCGCTTGAGGAATATGTTTATGAACTGCGAGCCAAACTGAGTGACGAAGATCAACTTGCCACTTTTGTAACAGATACTGACAGAGAAACTCTGTGTCAGACTTTGGATGATACTGAGAATTGGCTGTACGAGGAAGGAGAGGATTGTCAGCGACAAGTTTATTCAGACCGGCTTTCTCGTCTGAAG tcACAAGGGGAACCTATAAGAGACCGGAAATTAGAATTTGAAGGTAGAAACCAGGCTGTTGAGGAACTTGCTGGTGCACTAcaaataacaaagaaaagtttGGATCAAATTAGACAaagtgctgctgctgctgctgctggtgggCAAGAAGAATCTAAGTACTCTCATTTGACTGACGAAGAAATTAAGAAAGTCGAAAAAGCAGTCGATGACAAATGGGCATGGCTggaagaaaaacgaattgcGCTGTCAGGGCTTCAGCGTACGCAGCAACCACCTGTAACCGTTGCTCAGATTCGAGCAGAGAAACAA GCGTTGGACAGCGCGGTTTTGCCTATTCTTAACAAGCCTAAACCTAAGGCAGAACCGCCAAAGGAGGATAAATCAAAGGAAAAAACAGGTGATGATCAAAAAAACAATCAGAATAGCCAAGGAGATGGGCATAGCCAGAATAATAAGCATCAACCAAACGATGATAAGATGGATGTTGAGTAG
- the LOC124185650 gene encoding 97 kDa heat shock protein isoform X2 — translation MAAMSVIGIDFGNESCYVAVARAGGIETIANDYSLRSTPSCVAFSGKNRILGVAAKNQMVTNMKNTISGFKRLLGRKYNDPQVQRELRSLGYKISQQPDGSIGIHVHYLGEDHVFSPEQITGMLFTKLKDVSETALQTAVNDCVISVPSFFTQAERHALLDAARIAGLNVLRLFNETTATALCYGIYKQDLPAPEAAPRNVVFVDCGHASLQVSVCAFHKGKLKMLASSADPQLGGREIDSILADHFCKEFQTRYKVDAHNNPRAYLRLLAEVEKLKKQMSANSTTLPLNIECFIDEKDVHGDLKRADMENMCAHLFKRVEITLKQCFIDSKLKLEDIHSVEIAGGSSRVPAIKRLIEEVFGRGTSTTLNQDESVARGCALQCAMLSPAVRVREFSVTDIQPYPIKLTWDAAAGEEGEMDVFERNHPVPFSKMLTFYRAEPFTLTASYSFTPPHYPIDHIGTFVVKNVKPTAEGESSKVKVKVRINLNGMLTIASASLVEKREPTQQEKEDEEKQQQKENSMDIDQQQADAKKGIDKPDQEAQANEPPAPESNDKNEDGKGKKKGPTVRSIELPVISNVGGLSQRELDAAIERECKMIAEDRQEKERIDVRNALEEYVYELRAKLSDEDQLATFVTDTDRETLCQTLDDTENWLYEEGEDCQRQVYSDRLSRLKSQGEPIRDRKLEFEGRNQAVEELAGALQITKKSLDQIRQSAAAAAAGGQEESKYSHLTDEEIKKVEKAVDDKWAWLEEKRIALSGLQRTQQPPVTVAQIRAEKQALDSAVLPILNKPKPKAEPPKEDKSKEKTGDDQKNNQNSQGDGHSQNNKHQPNDDKMDVE, via the exons ATGGCTGCGATGTCTGTGATCGGTATTGACTTCGGAAACGAGAGCTGTTATGTCGCCGTAGCGAGAGCTGGCGGCATTGAGACGATCGCCAACGATTATAGCCTGAGAAGTACACC aTCATGCGTAGCGTTCAGTGGAAAAAATCGCATACTTGGCGTTGCGGCGAAAAACCAAATGGTTACGAATATGAAGAATACAATATCTGGATTCAAGCGACTTTTGGGTAGAAAGTACAACGACCCTCAAGTCCAACGAGAGCTTCGGAGCTTGGGTTACAAAATATCTCAGCAGCCAGATGGCAGCATTGGAATTCAT GTACACTACTTGGGCGAGGATCACGTATTTTCACCTGAACAAATAACAGGGATGCTGTTTACGAAATTGAAAGACGTATCCGAAACTGCACTGCAAACTGCTGTCAACGATTGTGTCATCTCTGTACCATCCTTTTTCACTCAGGCTGAACGTCACGCACTATTGGATGCTGCTCGTATTGCAGGGTTAAATGTATTACGTTTATTCAATGAGACAACTGCGACTGCTTTGTGCTATGGTATCTACAAACAGGATTTACCAGCCCCTGAAGCCGCACCACGAAACGTTGTATTTGTAGATTGCGGCCATGCTAGTCTCCAAGTATCCGTTTGTGCATTTCATAAGGGAAAGCTGAAG ATGCTAGCAAGCTCCGCTGATCCTCAGCTTGGTGGTAGAGAAATTGATTCAATACTAGCTGATCATTTTTGTAAGGAATTCCAAACTCGTTACAAGGTTGACGCGCACAATAACCCCCGTGCCTATCTCAGACTACTCGCAGAGGtagaaaagttgaagaaacAGATGTCGGCAAATTCCACCACACTTCCTCTTAATATCGAGTgttttattgatgaaaaagaTGTTCATGGAGACTTGAAGCGTGCAGATATGGAGAACATGTGTGCTCACTTGTTTAAACGTGTCGAAATAACGCTCAAGCAATGCTTTATAGACTCCA AGCTGAAACTGGAAGATATCCACTCAGTGGAAATAGCTGGAGGATCTAGCAGAGTTCCAGCTATAAAACGTTTGATCGAAGAGGTGTTTGGTCGAGGAACTTCTACGACTCTGAACCAGGATGAATCGGTTGCCAGAGGGTGTGCATTGCAATGTGCAATGCTTAGCCCTGCGGTTCGTGTCCGTGAATTTTCAGTCACTGACATTCAGCCGTATCCTATTAAACTAACGTGGGATGCTGCTGCTGGCGAAGAGGG GGAGATGGACGTCTTTGAAAGAAATCATCCTGTTCCATTTTCGAAGATGCTCACATTCTATAGAGCTGAACCATTTACTCTTACTGCCAGTTATTCTTTTACTCCACCGCATTACCCAATCGATCATATCG GTACGTTCGTAGTAAAGAACGTTAAACCAACTGCGGAAGGTGAATCGTCGAAAGTCAAGGTGAAGGTGCGGATTAACCTAAATGGAATGCTAACAATTGCATCTGCTTCACTTGTGGAAAAGCGGGAACCTACCCagcaagaaaaagaagatgaagaaaaacagcaacaaaaggaaaatagcATGGACATTGATCAGCAACAAGCAGATGCCAAGAAAGGAATTGACAAACCTGACCAGGAAGCTCAAGCAAATGAACCACCAGCGCCTGAG agtAATGATAAGAACGAAGATGgtaaaggaaagaagaaaggaCCAACGGTTCGTTCTATTGAACTTcctgttatttctaatgttgGCGGACTTTCGCAAAGAGAGTTGGATGCTGCAATTGAGAGAGAG TGCAAAATGATCGCTGAAGACAGACAAGAGAAAGAACGAATCGATGTGCGGAACGCGCTTGAGGAATATGTTTATGAACTGCGAGCCAAACTGAGTGACGAAGATCAACTTGCCACTTTTGTAACAGATACTGACAGAGAAACTCTGTGTCAGACTTTGGATGATACTGAGAATTGGCTGTACGAGGAAGGAGAGGATTGTCAGCGACAAGTTTATTCAGACCGGCTTTCTCGTCTGAAG tcACAAGGGGAACCTATAAGAGACCGGAAATTAGAATTTGAAGGTAGAAACCAGGCTGTTGAGGAACTTGCTGGTGCACTAcaaataacaaagaaaagtttGGATCAAATTAGACAaagtgctgctgctgctgctgctggtgggCAAGAAGAATCTAAGTACTCTCATTTGACTGACGAAGAAATTAAGAAAGTCGAAAAAGCAGTCGATGACAAATGGGCATGGCTggaagaaaaacgaattgcGCTGTCAGGGCTTCAGCGTACGCAGCAACCACCTGTAACCGTTGCTCAGATTCGAGCAGAGAAACAA GCGTTGGACAGCGCGGTTTTGCCTATTCTTAACAAGCCTAAACCTAAGGCAGAACCGCCAAAGGAGGATAAATCAAAGGAAAAAACAGGTGATGATCAAAAAAACAATCAGAATAGCCAAGGAGATGGGCATAGCCAGAATAATAAGCATCAACCAAACGATGATAAGATGGATGTTGAGTAG
- the LOC124185655 gene encoding vacuolar ATPase assembly integral membrane protein VMA21 homolog, which produces MSTAAELSELQVFKTVFLHCIFIIVMPVLSFFISKIFIFDGLLSLNTVPSNVYAAGVSIIVLHTALGAFIYRAYFDSQPKVQVKID; this is translated from the exons ATGTCGACTGCAGCT GAACTCTCCGAATTGCAAGTGTTTAAAACGGTGTTTCTTCACTGCATTTTTATAATCGTGATGCCggttctttcatttttcatttcgaaaatattcattttcgaCG GACTTCTAAGTTTGAATACTGTTCCAAGCAATGTCTACGCAGCAGGGGTTTCAATCATCGTGCTCCACACTGCTTTAGGTGCTTTCATTTACAGAGCATACTTCGACTCTCAACCTAAAGTGCAAGTGAAGATAGATTAG
- the LOC124185652 gene encoding electron transfer flavoprotein-ubiquinone oxidoreductase, mitochondrial — MASKICKTSRILHRLQRSCRRTYSDASFPKITTHYTVVPRETDPRWKDVNMERYVDETDILIVGGGPAGMSAAIQARKLAEKHGKELRVTLVEKASTIGGHILSGACIDPIALNELFPDWKELGAPLKTPVTEDKFGFLTEKYRVPVPVFKGMPMYNHGNYVVRLGHVVAWLGEQAEAAGVELYPGYAAAEILYHEDGSVKGVATNDVGIAKDGSPKDTFERGMELHAKCTIFAEGCHGHLAKQLFKQFNLREKCEPQTYGIGLKEVWEVEPSKHRPGAVEHTIGWPLDKNTYGGSFLYHLNEDTPLVAVGFVVGLDYTNPYLSPFREFQKFKHHPAIRPTFEGGNRIAYGARALVEGGFQSIPKLQFPGGCLVGCTAGFLNLPKIKGTHNAMKSGMLAAESVVEAIIDAETNTPTSQGLEPKTYTDKINNSWIYKELKAARNIRPSFHTPLGLYGGVAYAGLSFLTGGREPWTLSHGDPDHKRLKPAAQCTPIEYPKPDNKVSFDLLSSVALTGTNHEADQPAHLTLKDDTIPVKHNLALYDGPEGRFCPAGVYEYVPLEDGSGQRLQINAQNCIHCKTCDIKDPTQNINWVVPEGGGGPAYNGM; from the exons ATGGCCTCTAAGATTTGCAAAACATCAAGAATAT TACATCGGTTACAGCGATCATGCCGCAGAACATATTCTGATGCATCGTTTCCAAAAATAACTACTCACTATACTGTTGTACCAAGAGAAACTGATCCACGATGGAAAG ATGTCAACATGGAAAGGTACGTCGACGAAACAGATATTTTGATAGTCGGCGGTGGTCCAGCCGGGATGTCTGCCGCAATTCAAGCTCGGAAGTTGGCTGAAAAACATGGAAAGGAATTGCGAGTAACTTTGGTTGAAAAAGCGTCAACCATTGGAGGTCACATTCTCAGTGGTGCTTGTATAGACCCAATCGCGTTGAATGAGCTCTTTCCTGATTGGAAAGAACTTGGCGCTCCTTTGAAGACTCCTGTAACTGAGGACAAGTTTGGTTTCTTAACTGAAAAGTATAGAGTACCAGTTCCAGTTTTCAAAGGAATGCCCATGTACAATCATGGAAATTACGTAGTCAG ACTGGGACATGTTGTTGCGTGGCTAGGTGAGCAGGCTGAGGCAGCTGGGGTTGAATTGTATCCTGGTTATGCTGCAGCTGAAATACTTTACCACGAAGATGGTTCTGTGAAAGGAGTTGCTACAAACGATGTTGGTATTGCCAAAGATGGATCTCCAAAAGATACGTTCGAAAGGGGTATGGAGCTTCATGCAAAGTGCACAATATTTGCCGAAGGGTGTCATGGGCATCTTGCCAAACAATTATTCAAGCAGTTCAACCTCAGGGAAAAGTGTGAACCACAAACTTATGGAATCGGGCTTAAAGAG GTTTGGGAAGTTGAACCTTCTAAGCACCGACCTGGGGCAGTGGAACATACTATTGGCTGGCCATTAGATAAAAATACTTACGGAGGTTCGTTCTTGTATCATTTGAACGAAGATACTCCATTGGTTGCTGTTGGTTTTGTAGTTGGATTGGATTATACTAATCCATACTTGAGTCCGTTTAGagaatttcagaaattcaaaCATCATCCAGCAATTAGACCTACTTTTGAAGGTGGAAACAG AATAGCATACGGAGCACGAGCATTGGTAGAAGGTGGTTTTCAGTCGATTCCCAAACTCCAATTTCCCGGTGGCTGTTTAGTTGGCTGTACAGCAGGCTTTTTAAATCTTCCAAAAATCAAGGGAACTCACAATGCAATGAAGAGCGGTATGTTGGCAGCTGAAAGTGTTGTAGAAGCGATTATAGATGCTGAAACAAATACTCCGACGTCACAGGGGCTAGAACCAAAGACTTATACagataaaattaacaatagttGGATTTACAAAGAATTAAAGGCTGCTCGAAACATTAGGCCTAGTTTTCATACACCGTTAGGGCTTTACGGTGGCGTAGCTTATGCTGGGCTGTCGTTTTTGACCGGCGGAAGGGAACCTTGGACTTTGTCACATGGAG ATCCAGATCATAAAAGACTGAAGCCTGCAGCGCAATGTACGCCGATTGAATATCCAAAACCTGATAATAAAGTTTCCTTCGATCTGTTGTCATCAGTCGCGCTTACCGGTACAAACCACGAGGCTGATCAACCTGCACATCTCACATTAAAGGATGATACGATACCAGTAAAGCACAATTTAGCTCTATATGATGGTCCAGAAGGCAGATTTTGTCCAGCGG GTGTATACGAGTATGTTCCTCTGGAAGATGGATCTGGTCAGAGATTGCAGATCAATGCACAAAACTGTATACACTGTAAAACTTGTGACATAAAGGATCCAACACAAAACATCAACTGGGTGGTTCCTGAGGGCGGTGGTGGTCCTGCATATAATGGGATGTAA